In one Neobacillus sp. CF12 genomic region, the following are encoded:
- the spoVAD gene encoding stage V sporulation protein AD: MLKGHQSWVFNNRPMIAATGVSGGPFEANGHLANDFDILHEDLWMGMDSYEKAQRVLLEEAIRTTLAKAKMEKEQIEFLFAGDLINQITPTSFAARTMQIPYFGLFGACSTSMEGLALASFVVNYQGARNVLTGASSHNAATEKQFRYPTEYGGQKPPTAQWTVTGAGVGLITQNIPGEQQPVTTSATIGKVIDMGLSDPFNMGGAMAPAAADTIIAHFRDMELDPSHYDLIITGDLGRIGHDTAFELLGKSGIKLERKQFQDCGLLLYKDDQPVQAGGSGAGCSATVLYGHILNQMKKGIFKRILVVATGALLSPLSFQQKETIPCIAHAVAIEMNEEGR, from the coding sequence TTGTTAAAAGGGCATCAATCTTGGGTTTTTAATAACCGGCCAATGATAGCTGCAACTGGTGTTTCCGGCGGTCCCTTTGAGGCTAATGGTCATTTAGCCAATGACTTTGATATTCTGCATGAGGATTTATGGATGGGAATGGATTCCTACGAAAAGGCACAAAGAGTTTTACTGGAAGAGGCTATAAGAACTACTTTGGCAAAAGCAAAAATGGAGAAAGAACAAATTGAATTTCTATTTGCTGGTGATTTAATCAATCAGATAACACCAACCAGCTTTGCAGCGAGAACCATGCAAATCCCTTACTTTGGACTCTTTGGTGCATGCTCAACTTCGATGGAAGGGTTGGCATTAGCCTCCTTTGTGGTCAATTACCAAGGGGCAAGAAACGTGTTAACTGGGGCCTCAAGCCATAATGCTGCAACTGAAAAACAATTTCGATATCCAACCGAATATGGCGGTCAAAAACCCCCTACGGCCCAATGGACAGTTACGGGAGCAGGGGTTGGATTGATTACTCAAAATATCCCTGGTGAACAACAGCCGGTTACTACCTCAGCAACCATCGGAAAAGTGATTGATATGGGATTGTCTGATCCTTTTAATATGGGTGGTGCCATGGCACCTGCTGCAGCAGATACTATTATTGCCCACTTTAGGGATATGGAATTAGACCCGTCCCACTATGATTTAATCATAACAGGTGACTTGGGCCGAATCGGACATGATACAGCCTTCGAATTACTCGGCAAGAGTGGAATTAAATTAGAACGGAAGCAATTTCAAGATTGTGGACTGTTACTTTATAAGGATGATCAGCCGGTGCAAGCTGGGGGAAGCGGAGCGGGCTGCTCTGCGACTGTTTTGTATGGTCATATATTAAACCAGATGAAAAAGGGAATATTTAAGCGAATATTAGTTGTTGCGACTGGAGCACTGTTGTCACCGCTTAGTTTTCAGCAAAAAGAAACCATTCCATGCATCGCACATGCGGTGGCCATTGAAATGAATGAAGAGGGTAGGTAA
- the spoVAC gene encoding stage V sporulation protein AC, with translation MASKQKNMTPQQQKYQQLQQKHELKRPVLKNCIKAFWVGGLICVVGQAISYFYIYFFNFTEQNVGNPTVATMVFLSMLLTGFGVYDRLGQFAGAGSAVPVTGFGNAVISAAIEHRTEGFVLGVGGNMFKLAGSVILFGVFSAFVVALIKTLLGMWGVL, from the coding sequence ATGGCGAGCAAGCAAAAAAATATGACGCCTCAGCAGCAAAAATATCAACAACTTCAGCAGAAGCATGAACTAAAAAGACCTGTCCTAAAGAATTGTATAAAGGCGTTCTGGGTAGGTGGATTAATATGTGTTGTGGGTCAGGCCATAAGCTATTTTTACATCTACTTTTTCAATTTCACAGAACAGAATGTCGGTAATCCGACCGTAGCAACTATGGTATTCTTGTCAATGCTGCTAACAGGTTTTGGTGTTTACGATCGCCTTGGCCAGTTTGCTGGTGCTGGAAGTGCGGTGCCTGTCACCGGATTTGGGAATGCAGTTATTTCGGCAGCAATCGAGCATCGAACAGAAGGTTTTGTATTAGGTGTTGGCGGGAATATGTTTAAGCTTGCTGGCTCAGTTATTCTATTCGGAGTGTTCTCTGCGTTTGTTGTCGCGCTCATTAAAACGCTGCTGGGAATGTGGGGGGTTTTGTAA
- a CDS encoding YhcN/YlaJ family sporulation lipoprotein — protein sequence MVYIIRLMIIACIFLMGSCSQEQNERDSQLALMKTTNPNPTVTKKNNGQDKVEKIEEEVSSIDEIYDVAVVKGKEETLVVYKVKHMQRFKMKNIEKDLNKTLEEKYPKETFTVSSDYKIFLEAVRLIERKNNGKLSDKQAEKRLNEILKMTSDMK from the coding sequence ATGGTCTACATAATTCGATTAATGATAATTGCATGTATTTTCTTAATGGGCTCTTGTAGTCAGGAGCAAAATGAGAGGGATAGCCAGTTGGCTCTCATGAAAACGACCAATCCTAACCCGACTGTTACGAAGAAAAACAACGGCCAGGACAAAGTTGAAAAAATTGAAGAAGAAGTAAGCAGCATTGATGAGATTTATGATGTTGCAGTTGTGAAGGGAAAAGAAGAGACACTTGTTGTCTATAAAGTGAAGCATATGCAACGGTTTAAAATGAAAAACATCGAAAAAGATTTAAACAAAACGCTAGAAGAAAAGTATCCAAAGGAAACCTTCACAGTTTCAAGTGATTATAAAATCTTTCTAGAAGCCGTGCGGCTAATAGAACGAAAAAATAATGGGAAACTATCTGACAAACAAGCTGAGAAGCGGTTAAACGAAATACTCAAAATGACATCAGATATGAAGTAA
- a CDS encoding DUF1360 domain-containing protein has product MNIDFFDFIILALACFRLTRLIVFDKITEFLRQPFFDEVEEETEDGTLEVYYLPKSTPIKKFIGELLSCYWCTGVWISMGVIAGYLFLPTIFVPIILVFSVAGLAAIVESVVQLWI; this is encoded by the coding sequence ATGAACATTGACTTTTTTGATTTTATTATATTGGCATTGGCCTGCTTCCGATTAACCAGGCTTATTGTTTTCGATAAAATAACGGAATTTCTCCGCCAGCCGTTTTTTGATGAAGTAGAAGAAGAAACGGAAGACGGTACATTGGAGGTGTATTATCTTCCGAAAAGTACGCCAATTAAAAAGTTTATTGGGGAACTGCTGAGCTGTTATTGGTGTACGGGGGTGTGGATTTCGATGGGAGTTATAGCCGGATACCTGTTTTTACCGACAATATTCGTACCCATTATTTTGGTATTTAGCGTTGCGGGGTTGGCTGCAATAGTGGAATCTGTTGTTCAGCTTTGGATATAA
- a CDS encoding CotY/CotZ family spore coat protein, giving the protein MGCGRNSDSRGSNNGCVCDVVRAIKDIQDNAVLDDECVDCPSCFLEPLGSLVSPARRERADTRVFVLKNADGSPFHAFFSGEGNACVSIFFRVEDVFDNCCATLRVLIPGRREGGNFIPINLVGGGDRCCINLERVCQVERFRASNDCITVDLNCFCAIQCIADVDLGLCD; this is encoded by the coding sequence ATGGGTTGTGGCAGAAATAGCGACTCACGTGGCAGCAATAATGGTTGTGTATGTGATGTTGTTCGTGCAATAAAAGACATCCAGGATAATGCTGTGCTCGATGATGAGTGTGTAGATTGTCCAAGTTGTTTCTTAGAACCGCTTGGTTCATTGGTATCACCAGCAAGAAGAGAACGCGCTGATACTCGTGTGTTTGTATTAAAAAACGCTGATGGTTCACCATTCCACGCATTCTTTAGCGGCGAAGGCAATGCATGTGTATCAATTTTCTTCCGCGTAGAAGATGTATTTGATAATTGCTGTGCAACACTTCGTGTCCTAATTCCAGGGCGCAGAGAAGGCGGGAACTTTATTCCAATAAACCTAGTTGGCGGCGGAGATAGATGCTGTATTAACCTTGAAAGAGTTTGTCAAGTTGAACGCTTCCGCGCTAGTAATGACTGTATTACAGTAGATCTAAATTGTTTCTGTGCGATACAGTGTATTGCAGACGTTGACCTTGGTCTTTGTGACTAA
- a CDS encoding CotO family spore coat protein, with translation MEKKTKRGPLLYVSQTFLNTPMKNMQEVFTNRQEVQLPTEEPQLEEEGNKKKGFEVSLDKKDLPKEPKAKAVKQEQSVQPKQEQARKFNKVKSFREMNLMERLEYLDNFPKALPQVPCVFYTEEKNYQGYLAEYNEQDVTIRFPNQTTETIPFKNLKDVMMIGIKR, from the coding sequence ATGGAGAAAAAGACAAAGCGTGGGCCGTTACTTTACGTCTCACAGACTTTTCTAAATACACCTATGAAAAATATGCAGGAAGTTTTTACAAACAGGCAGGAGGTTCAACTGCCAACTGAAGAACCACAGCTAGAGGAGGAAGGAAACAAGAAAAAGGGCTTCGAGGTTTCACTGGATAAGAAAGATTTACCTAAAGAGCCTAAAGCGAAAGCAGTGAAACAGGAGCAAAGTGTTCAACCAAAACAAGAACAAGCACGGAAGTTTAACAAAGTAAAAAGCTTTAGAGAAATGAACCTTATGGAGCGTTTAGAATACCTAGATAATTTCCCTAAAGCATTACCACAAGTTCCATGCGTCTTTTATACCGAAGAAAAGAACTACCAAGGCTATTTAGCTGAATACAACGAACAGGATGTAACGATTCGCTTTCCAAATCAAACAACTGAAACCATACCTTTCAAAAATTTAAAAGATGTCATGATGATTGGAATAAAAAGGTAA
- the fabI gene encoding enoyl-ACP reductase FabI: protein MNLSLAGKTYVVMGVANKRSIAWGIARSLNNAGARLIFTYAGERLGSSVRELAESLEAEGTLVLPCDVTKDEEVAKCFAEIKEAVGTIHGVAHCIAFANKEELSGEYLNTTREGFLLAHNISSFSLTAVAKEARGLMTEGGSIVTLTYLGGERVIQNYNVMGVAKASLDASVRYLAEDLGKEGIRVNSISAGPIRTLSAKGISDFNLITKVIEEKAPLRRATTPEEVGDTALFLFSDLSRGITGENIHVDSGFHIL from the coding sequence ATGAATCTTTCTTTAGCAGGAAAAACCTATGTTGTAATGGGTGTTGCAAACAAACGTAGTATCGCATGGGGAATTGCTCGTTCACTGAACAATGCAGGAGCTCGATTAATTTTCACCTATGCTGGTGAAAGACTTGGAAGCAGTGTAAGAGAATTAGCCGAATCATTAGAAGCAGAAGGTACACTTGTACTGCCATGTGATGTAACAAAGGATGAAGAAGTGGCTAAGTGCTTTGCTGAAATCAAGGAAGCTGTAGGTACTATCCACGGTGTTGCACACTGTATTGCATTTGCAAATAAAGAAGAATTAAGCGGAGAATATTTGAACACAACAAGAGAAGGCTTCTTGTTGGCTCATAATATTAGCTCTTTTTCTTTAACAGCTGTGGCAAAAGAGGCTAGAGGATTAATGACAGAAGGCGGAAGTATTGTCACTCTAACATATTTAGGTGGAGAACGAGTCATTCAGAATTATAATGTAATGGGTGTTGCAAAGGCTTCTTTGGATGCTAGCGTTCGTTATTTGGCTGAAGACCTAGGTAAGGAAGGGATTCGTGTCAATTCAATCTCTGCTGGTCCAATAAGAACTCTATCAGCAAAAGGTATTAGCGATTTTAATCTAATTACAAAGGTGATTGAAGAAAAAGCACCTTTACGTAGAGCCACAACGCCAGAAGAAGTCGGTGATACTGCACTGTTCCTTTTCAGTGATCTGTCTCGAGGTATCACTGGTGAGAATATTCACGTTGATTCAGGTTTTCATATTTTATAA
- a CDS encoding monovalent cation:proton antiporter family protein, which produces MDQHASVISLLVVVTVAFVTPILLHRLKLNYIPVVVAEIIMGLVIGKSGFNVVHEDMWLSTLSTLGFIFLMFLSGLEIDFTAFTGGKKHNTLPSGKKEPNTFLVSSIIFIGIFIVSLILSYMFVFAGFIDNAFLMTLIISTISLGVVVPTLKEAHLMKSNIGQIILLVAVIADLATMILLAIFVSIYDPGQGNTWLLLILFAAGVVLYFVGKRFKNRPLLETLSKGTTQIGTRAVFMLIIVLVGLSETVGAENILGAFLAGVLVSLLSPNQELIHKLDSFGYGFLIPIFFVMIGVELDVWSLFADKKLLLLIPLLLLGLLLSKVVPVYLLKVWYDTKTVLASGFLLTSTLSLVIAAATIGERMEVITTEMSGTLILVAVITSIFTPIAFKKLFPEEVAADPKIRIAFLGANQVTLPVSRELKSGLYEPILYHTNMEKSDRNSLFDIVEIDDYSMATINNNNIFQNDIIVISTGHDQTNAELALKAKEVGVSRVIARIESPELEQSLREKDIEVFSSFTSTKTLLRALIETPSVINILTNQETSLFEIRMQNEQYDGMTLRRFPFTGDVIFVRIFRSKDSIVPHGDTELLLNDRLIVTGSKEYVEELKRELEF; this is translated from the coding sequence ATGGATCAGCATGCTTCTGTAATTTCTTTATTAGTGGTAGTGACGGTTGCCTTTGTAACGCCTATTTTACTACACCGTTTAAAATTAAATTATATTCCGGTTGTAGTTGCGGAAATTATTATGGGGCTTGTAATAGGGAAAAGCGGCTTCAATGTGGTTCATGAAGATATGTGGCTATCAACACTCTCGACTTTAGGATTTATTTTTCTCATGTTTCTTAGCGGTTTAGAAATTGATTTTACGGCATTCACTGGGGGAAAGAAACATAATACACTCCCTAGTGGTAAAAAAGAACCCAATACCTTCTTGGTCTCTTCAATCATTTTTATTGGTATCTTTATTGTTTCACTGATTTTATCCTATATGTTTGTCTTTGCTGGTTTTATAGATAATGCCTTCTTAATGACACTCATTATTTCAACCATTTCGCTTGGAGTGGTTGTTCCAACTTTAAAAGAAGCACATCTTATGAAATCAAACATTGGACAAATAATTTTATTAGTTGCAGTTATTGCTGACTTAGCAACTATGATTCTCTTGGCTATCTTTGTATCTATATATGACCCAGGCCAAGGGAATACATGGCTTCTGCTCATTTTGTTTGCTGCTGGTGTCGTCTTGTATTTTGTCGGTAAACGTTTTAAAAATCGTCCATTACTCGAAACATTGTCAAAAGGGACCACACAAATTGGAACCCGTGCTGTCTTTATGCTTATTATCGTATTGGTTGGACTTTCAGAAACAGTAGGTGCAGAAAACATACTAGGAGCCTTCCTTGCTGGTGTACTTGTTTCGCTCCTATCTCCTAATCAAGAACTAATCCATAAACTTGATTCCTTTGGATATGGTTTCTTAATACCAATCTTTTTTGTAATGATTGGGGTAGAATTAGATGTTTGGTCCTTGTTCGCGGATAAGAAGTTATTATTATTAATACCTTTATTACTATTAGGTCTTTTGCTGTCAAAGGTTGTTCCGGTATATTTATTAAAAGTCTGGTATGATACGAAAACGGTGCTCGCTTCGGGGTTCTTATTAACATCGACACTCTCATTAGTAATTGCTGCGGCGACAATTGGAGAGCGTATGGAGGTTATTACCACAGAGATGAGCGGAACACTAATTCTTGTGGCAGTCATTACCTCTATTTTTACACCGATTGCTTTTAAGAAGTTGTTCCCAGAAGAAGTGGCGGCTGACCCCAAAATTCGAATTGCCTTTTTAGGAGCAAATCAAGTAACATTGCCTGTTTCAAGGGAACTTAAGTCGGGTCTATACGAACCAATCCTATATCATACAAATATGGAAAAGTCGGATAGAAATTCATTATTTGATATCGTCGAGATAGATGATTATTCAATGGCAACAATCAATAACAATAATATTTTTCAAAATGATATCATTGTCATTTCTACAGGTCATGATCAGACAAATGCTGAATTGGCTTTGAAAGCTAAGGAAGTTGGTGTTTCCAGGGTAATTGCTCGTATTGAAAGCCCTGAGCTTGAGCAGAGTCTCAGAGAAAAGGATATTGAAGTTTTCTCTTCCTTCACATCGACCAAAACATTGTTGCGTGCATTAATTGAAACACCGAGTGTTATTAACATTTTAACCAATCAAGAAACATCATTATTCGAAATAAGAATGCAAAATGAGCAGTACGATGGAATGACATTAAGGAGGTTCCCGTTTACTGGGGATGTTATTTTTGTTCGAATTTTTCGGAGCAAAGACTCCATAGTTCCTCATGGTGACACTGAACTGCTCTTAAATGACCGTTTGATTGTTACTGGTTCGAAGGAATATGTGGAGGAATTGAAAAGGGAGCTCGAATTCTAG
- the prpE gene encoding bis(5'-nucleosyl)-tetraphosphatase PrpE yields MKIDIIGDIHGCLPEFEALTKKCGYQWADGIPIHSENRMLGFVGDLTDRGPSSLKVAEIVWRLVIEQKNAFYTPGNHCNKLYRYFLGNKVQETHGLETTVAEFKSLPRKEQQTIKRKFIELYEKSPLHLVLDENKLVIAHAGIKEEFIGKTNSKVKTFVLYGDITGEKHPDGSPVRRDWAKQYTGNAAIVYGHTPVKEPRIINNTYNIDTGAVFGGKLTALRYPEMEIVSVDSTMPYIKEKFKDFA; encoded by the coding sequence ATGAAAATTGATATCATCGGAGATATACATGGCTGTTTACCTGAATTTGAAGCTTTAACTAAAAAATGTGGTTACCAATGGGCAGATGGAATCCCCATACATTCTGAAAACAGAATGCTCGGATTTGTTGGCGATTTGACTGACCGTGGCCCCTCTTCTCTTAAAGTTGCTGAAATTGTTTGGCGACTGGTAATTGAGCAGAAGAATGCCTTTTACACCCCTGGAAACCATTGCAATAAATTGTACCGTTACTTTCTTGGAAACAAGGTTCAGGAAACCCATGGCCTTGAAACAACCGTAGCAGAATTCAAATCACTACCTAGGAAAGAACAGCAAACCATTAAAAGGAAATTCATTGAATTATATGAAAAATCGCCGCTACATTTAGTATTAGATGAAAATAAGCTAGTTATTGCACACGCAGGGATAAAAGAGGAGTTTATCGGTAAAACAAATTCTAAGGTGAAAACGTTCGTTTTATATGGAGATATAACTGGTGAAAAACATCCTGATGGTTCTCCTGTTCGAAGAGATTGGGCCAAGCAGTACACTGGTAATGCTGCGATCGTATACGGTCACACTCCGGTGAAAGAACCAAGAATAATTAATAATACATACAATATTGATACTGGAGCTGTTTTTGGTGGTAAGTTAACCGCGCTCAGGTATCCTGAGATGGAAATTGTTTCTGTAGATTCTACTATGCCATACATCAAAGAAAAGTTTAAAGACTTTGCTTAA
- a CDS encoding RluA family pseudouridine synthase, translating to MKSSFQLQWEVNKLQAGQIIKEFLKKEEISRIALTDIKFGGGKILVNGMEVNVRYMLNEGEVLTVIFPPENPSEGMAGEKIPLEILFEDQFLLVVNKPAGMSTIPSREHPTGSLANALVGYYEEIGIRATSHIVTRLDRDTSGIVLVAKHRHVHHLLSKQQQNGNVKRTYEAFAQGSLKLEKGSIEEPIGRKTDSIIEREVRSDGQYACTHYKVLKRYNEFTHVELQLMTGRTHQIRVHMSFIGHPLLGDDLYGGSRTLLRRQALHCKKIHFLHPFSGEEMNFTASLPLDMLEIGKG from the coding sequence ATGAAATCAAGTTTCCAGCTTCAGTGGGAAGTTAATAAACTTCAAGCAGGTCAAATAATAAAGGAATTCCTGAAAAAAGAAGAAATATCTCGGATTGCCCTAACGGATATTAAATTCGGTGGTGGGAAAATATTAGTAAATGGTATGGAGGTAAATGTTCGCTACATGTTAAACGAAGGAGAGGTCTTAACTGTTATTTTTCCTCCTGAAAACCCAAGTGAAGGGATGGCAGGAGAAAAAATCCCATTAGAGATTCTTTTTGAAGATCAATTTTTGCTGGTTGTTAACAAACCTGCTGGTATGAGTACTATTCCTTCTAGAGAACATCCTACTGGCAGTCTGGCAAATGCCTTGGTCGGTTATTATGAAGAAATTGGTATTAGAGCTACCTCTCATATTGTCACACGATTAGACCGGGACACATCGGGGATAGTATTAGTAGCAAAACATCGACATGTACATCATTTACTCAGCAAACAACAGCAAAATGGCAATGTGAAAAGAACCTATGAAGCTTTTGCACAAGGCAGTCTTAAGCTTGAGAAGGGTTCGATTGAGGAGCCGATTGGAAGAAAGACTGACAGCATTATTGAAAGAGAGGTACGGAGTGATGGGCAGTATGCATGTACCCATTACAAAGTGCTTAAAAGATATAATGAATTTACCCATGTTGAATTACAACTGATGACTGGTCGAACACATCAAATTAGAGTTCATATGTCTTTTATTGGTCACCCATTATTGGGAGATGACCTATATGGAGGAAGTCGTACACTACTAAGACGTCAGGCCCTGCATTGTAAAAAGATTCATTTTCTTCACCCATTTAGTGGCGAGGAAATGAATTTCACTGCTTCACTTCCTTTGGATATGTTAGAAATCGGTAAAGGCTGA
- a CDS encoding NAD kinase, translating into MKFAITSKGDQKSNILMHKMRTYLLDFDLTYDEDQPDIVVSIGGDGTLLYAFHRYSSRLDKTAFVGIHTGHLGFYADWTPDEIEKLVIAIAKTPYQVVEYPLIEVIIRYQHAGKESRYLALNESTVKSVEGTLVMDVEIRGQHFERFRGDGLCISTPSGSTAYNKALGGAIIHPSIPALQVAEMASINNRVFRTVGSPLILPSHHTCMLKPVNRVDFQVTVDHLTLLHKDVKSIQFRVPDEKIRFARFRPFPFWKRVHDSFISDSD; encoded by the coding sequence ATGAAATTTGCCATTACATCCAAAGGAGATCAAAAGTCGAATATCTTAATGCATAAGATGAGGACGTATTTACTTGACTTTGATCTTACATACGACGAAGACCAACCAGATATTGTCGTCTCGATAGGGGGCGATGGAACACTTCTATATGCTTTTCACCGATACAGCAGCCGTTTGGATAAGACTGCTTTTGTTGGAATTCATACAGGCCATTTGGGTTTTTATGCTGACTGGACACCTGATGAAATTGAAAAACTTGTTATTGCGATTGCCAAAACACCTTATCAAGTTGTTGAATATCCGTTAATCGAAGTAATCATTCGCTATCAGCATGCAGGTAAAGAATCAAGGTATCTTGCACTAAATGAATCAACGGTTAAAAGTGTTGAGGGTACATTGGTTATGGATGTAGAAATTCGCGGACAGCATTTTGAACGGTTCCGTGGTGATGGATTATGTATTTCTACACCTTCTGGCAGCACAGCCTATAATAAAGCACTTGGAGGGGCAATTATTCATCCATCGATACCTGCCTTACAGGTAGCAGAAATGGCTTCAATAAATAATCGGGTATTTCGAACAGTTGGATCACCTCTAATCCTGCCTTCACATCATACTTGTATGTTGAAACCAGTGAATCGGGTAGATTTCCAAGTAACAGTTGATCATCTAACATTACTTCACAAGGATGTTAAATCAATTCAATTTAGGGTGCCGGATGAAAAAATACGTTTTGCTCGTTTCCGTCCATTTCCTTTTTGGAAAAGGGTCCATGATTCTTTTATATCAGACTCAGACTGA
- a CDS encoding GTP pyrophosphokinase family protein yields MKHWDQFLAPYKQAVSELKIKLKGMRGQFELDSSHSPIEFVTGRVKPIASILDKANQKGIPLDKLEEEMQDIAGMRIMCQFVDDIHRVVSLLRNRNDLEIVEERDYISHKKTSGYRSYHVVISYPVQTIHGEKKILAEIQIRTLAMNFWATIEHTLSYKYKGIFPTDIQMRLQRAAEAAFRLDEEMSLIRGEIQDAQAFFTRNKEFKQEEKS; encoded by the coding sequence ATGAAGCATTGGGACCAGTTTTTAGCTCCATATAAACAAGCAGTGTCAGAGTTGAAAATAAAATTAAAAGGGATGCGGGGACAATTTGAGCTTGATTCTAGCCATTCACCAATTGAATTTGTGACTGGAAGAGTTAAACCGATTGCCAGTATCCTTGATAAGGCAAATCAAAAAGGTATTCCTCTTGATAAATTGGAAGAGGAAATGCAAGATATTGCAGGTATGCGAATCATGTGTCAATTTGTGGACGACATTCATCGGGTTGTAAGCTTATTAAGAAACCGAAATGATCTTGAAATTGTTGAGGAAAGGGACTATATTTCACATAAAAAAACAAGTGGATATCGCTCTTATCATGTTGTTATCAGTTATCCTGTCCAAACGATTCATGGAGAAAAAAAGATTCTTGCGGAAATACAAATAAGAACCTTGGCGATGAACTTTTGGGCAACAATTGAACACACTTTAAGTTATAAGTATAAAGGGATTTTCCCGACTGATATCCAAATGAGACTGCAGCGAGCCGCTGAGGCTGCATTTCGCCTAGATGAGGAAATGTCATTGATTCGTGGCGAGATTCAAGATGCTCAAGCGTTTTTCACTAGGAATAAAGAGTTTAAACAAGAGGAGAAAAGCTAA
- a CDS encoding CYTH domain-containing protein — translation MTETIEIEFKNLLTKIEYENLLKIFKVEEKDIVSQINHYFDTSNFSLKSLGSALRIREKHNGVEMTLKQPAAVGLLETTQLLSTNDFQTMVKDQVIPKGIIKDRLEQLKIAFNNIEYFGSLTTRRAEFPYKEGLLVLDHSFYLNTEDYEIEYEVESYQRGQIVFQELLKQYDIPIRKTQNKIARFYQQKI, via the coding sequence ATGACAGAGACAATTGAAATAGAATTTAAGAATTTACTTACTAAAATCGAATATGAAAATCTTCTTAAGATATTTAAAGTAGAGGAAAAGGATATTGTCAGCCAAATAAATCATTACTTTGACACATCTAATTTTTCATTAAAGAGTTTAGGTTCTGCCTTAAGAATCAGAGAAAAACATAATGGCGTTGAAATGACGTTAAAACAACCAGCTGCTGTTGGACTTCTAGAAACGACACAACTATTATCTACAAATGATTTCCAGACAATGGTTAAGGACCAGGTTATACCAAAAGGAATCATTAAAGATCGATTAGAACAATTAAAAATAGCATTTAACAATATTGAATATTTTGGCTCTCTCACCACCAGAAGGGCCGAATTTCCCTACAAAGAGGGTTTACTTGTATTGGATCATAGCTTTTATTTAAATACTGAAGATTATGAGATTGAATATGAAGTAGAGAGTTATCAACGTGGCCAAATTGTATTCCAAGAACTACTAAAGCAATATGATATACCTATACGAAAGACTCAAAATAAAATTGCTCGGTTTTACCAGCAAAAAATATAA
- a CDS encoding globin yields the protein MNEKKPTPYESIGEDTLHRLVDTFYGLVAQHPDLAPIFPNDFSEVAYKQKQFLTQYLGGPPLYTDEHGHPMMRARHLPFPITPTRAKAWLSCMKQAMDKTGLEGPIRDEFYSRLHLTAQHMINMPDDNEISGENS from the coding sequence ATGAATGAGAAAAAGCCTACTCCATATGAATCCATTGGCGAAGATACCTTACATCGCCTTGTGGATACTTTTTATGGTCTAGTTGCACAACATCCTGATCTTGCTCCAATCTTTCCAAATGACTTTTCAGAAGTTGCCTATAAACAAAAGCAATTTTTAACTCAGTATTTGGGAGGACCACCATTGTATACCGATGAGCATGGTCATCCGATGATGCGTGCACGACATTTGCCTTTTCCCATTACTCCTACCCGTGCAAAAGCATGGCTATCCTGTATGAAACAAGCGATGGACAAGACTGGATTAGAGGGTCCGATAAGAGATGAATTTTATTCTAGGCTTCATCTTACTGCACAACACATGATTAATATGCCAGATGACAATGAGATATCAGGTGAAAATTCGTGA